The sequence CGCGAGGAGGCGTGCGAGATTGAGCCTGCGCTTTTGCCCGGCAGAGAGAAAACGTCCCGGGATGTCGGCGGACGCCAGAAGGCCAAGGCGATCGAGGGCTGGGTCCACCGCAGCACCAGCGCCATCGCGCAACCTCGCCCAGAACATCAGGTTTTCCCGCACCGTCAGAACGGGCTTTACCGGGTCTTGGTGACCGATATGACAAAGCCGCGCCCGGTGGGCGTCCCAATCGAGCGATAACACGTTGCCTTGCCATAGGAGCGTGCCGGCGGCGGGACGAAGAAGGCCGGCGGCCAAGCGCAACAAACTCGATTTACCGCTGCCGTTCGGCCCCGTGAGCAAGAGTGCTTCGCCGGGATTGAGCGAAAAAGCGACGCCGGCGAAGACCATGCGCTCGCCGCGCGCGCACACCAGTTCATGCCCCTCGAAGAGCGCCATCGGCTCCTTGAATAACCGCAAGCTGCCCGCCCGTCACAGGAATTCGTGAGGACTGAAGTCCGCTGAATAAAAAAGCAGCCAGCGGGCAAGCCCGCCGGCTGCTAAAGATGGATCCGAGCCTTGTTCGCCCGGACCGGAGGCTGAGGGGGCAGCCTCTGGCAAAGAGGGGAGGTCTTTACCGACTATGAAGATGGGAAGGGATTGTGATCCGTCCAGGCCTGAAATGGGGCAAAAGTAAGGTATTTCGTGAACCGAGAATATACCCAACTAAACAATCAATTAGCTTTCGGCAATCGCATTTGCGAGCGACTCGGGGCACTCGCCCCGCACAGCACAACGGCGGGTGCGGTCAACGGACCTCGAGGTCCATCCAGGTTTCGAAGCAATGGTTCTTGGCGAGCGCCATGACGCCGATCGTGGCCCGGCAGCCGATCCCGCGCTCGGGGCCGAAGATTTCGGCAAACAGGTCGCTTAACCCGCTCGAGACGAGATTGGGGTCGGTGAAGCCGGGCGCGCAGACGACGAAGTTGAGGGTCCGCACGAGTGCCACGACGTTGTCGAGATCACCCACGGCCTGTTTTATCCCGGCGAGGCAGTTGATCGCGGTCTGGCGGGCGGCCGCATAGGCTTCGGCGACCGTGACTTCGGCGCCGACGCGGCCGGGATGGAGTGCCGTCCCATCGGAAAGTTCCGGCACTTGACCGGAAAGGACCAGAAGATTTCCGCTCCGGTGGAAGGGCTTCATCTTGCCGTACTTGGCGCCGTAATAAGTGCCGGCGCCATAGGCCGGCAGCTCGATTCCCATCGCCTCGATCTTCCGCTCGATCTCCATCGTCGCGTCTCCATCGGCCTGGGCTTGATGAACATGGGCCGGATCAACATGGGCCGGGCCAACATGGGCCGCCGTCAAGACCGGGGCAGCACGGCGGTCGCCTCGATTTCGACCTTCGCCCGATCCTCGACGAGCCCGGACACCTGAACAAGCGCCATCGTCGGGAAGTGGTTGCCGATCACCTCGCGATAGGCAGCGCCGACTTCGCGCAGGTTTGCGAGATATTCCTGCTTGTCCGTCACATACCATGTCATGCGCGCAATATGCTCGGCCTTGGCCCCCGCTTCGGCAAGCACGGCAAGGATGTTTTGAAGCGCCTGGCGG is a genomic window of Alphaproteobacteria bacterium containing:
- a CDS encoding RidA family protein — protein: MEIERKIEAMGIELPAYGAGTYYGAKYGKMKPFHRSGNLLVLSGQVPELSDGTALHPGRVGAEVTVAEAYAAARQTAINCLAGIKQAVGDLDNVVALVRTLNFVVCAPGFTDPNLVSSGLSDLFAEIFGPERGIGCRATIGVMALAKNHCFETWMDLEVR
- a CDS encoding RidA family protein, whose amino-acid sequence is MKTLLPPGWPRPKGYSNGMTAEGRFVFVAGMIGWNPAGHFETDSFPGQVRQALQNILAVLAEAGAKAEHIARMTWYVTDKQEYLANLREVGAAYREVIGNHFPTMALVQVSGLVEDRAKVEIEATAVLPRS
- the ccmA gene encoding heme ABC exporter ATP-binding protein CcmA, which produces MALFEGHELVCARGERMVFAGVAFSLNPGEALLLTGPNGSGKSSLLRLAAGLLRPAAGTLLWQGNVLSLDWDAHRARLCHIGHQDPVKPVLTVRENLMFWARLRDGAGAAVDPALDRLGLLASADIPGRFLSAGQKRRLNLARLLANPVPLWLLDEPTAALDRPSTAALEDMLAAHRAAGGVVVLATHASLALPGASELRLDSFAAEAAP